One window of Pieris rapae chromosome 14, ilPieRapa1.1, whole genome shotgun sequence genomic DNA carries:
- the LOC110993034 gene encoding venom protease: MLLFLLLSVVCSVQGNNLISDALDPSWNDLLEAGGMHIGHGRTKRFVELNQNQPNVPYQACLLPDGKTGHCRHLHYCIQDEFKRDFMKFMDFLCIIQHSAIGVCCPDSMAEGSTDALAGDLPATAPRDENEITLKITRAENRGCGLSTRVQGRVTGARPANPREWPWMASITPYGFEQYCGGALITDRHVITAAHCTRRWKAEDLFVRLGEYDFQRTNDSRSYNFNVIEVRQHELFDSSNYHHDIAILKLHRPTVFNTYVWPICLPPRGLQLNDKIATVIGWGTQFYGGPHSDVLMEVSVPVWNHDECVRSFADSVFQETLCAGGKEGGKDACQGDSGGPLMYQMSSGRWSVIGIVSWGVRCGEPKHPGLYTKVDEYLEWILRNTVF; encoded by the exons atGCTGTTGTTTCTACTACTATCTGTGGTGTGTAGTGTTCAGGGGAATAACTTAATTT CTGATGCGTTGGATCCATCATGGAACGACCTGTTGGAAGCTGGCGGTATGCACATTGGACACGGTCGTACAAAGAGATTTGTTGAACTAAATCAAAATCAA CCAAATGTGCCGTACCAGGCTTGCCTTCTGCCTGATGGGAAGACAGGACATTGCCGCCACTTACACTATTGTATTCAGGATGAATTCAAGAGGGATTTCATGAAGTTTATGGACTTCCTTTGTATTATACAGCACTC GGCTATTGGTGTCTGTTGTCCAGACAGTATGGCGGAAGGTTCAACAGACGCTCTGGCTGGTGATCTTCCTGCTACAGCACCGCGGgatgaaaatgaaattaccCTGAAGATTACTCGCGCTGAGAACAGAG GTTGTGGACTCAGTACGCGTGTCCAAGGCCGTGTCACCGGCGCCAGACCTGCCAACCCACGAGAATGGCCGTGGATGGCTTCAATTACACCTTATGGCTTCGAGCAGTACTGCGGTGGAGCCTTGATCACAGACAGACATGTGATCACAGCAGCACATTGCACTAGACG ATGGAAGGCTGAAGATTTATTCGTGCGTCTTGGTGAATACGACTTCCAAAGAACAAACGACTCCCGCTCATACAACTTCAATGTAATTGAAGTTCGGCAACATGAACTATTTGATTCCTCGAACTATCATCACGATATTGCTATTCTGAAACTGCATAGGCCAACAGTATTCAACACGTATGTCTGGCCCATTTGTCTACCACCAAGGGGTTTGCAATTGAATGATAAAATTGCTACGGTAATTG GATGGGGTACCCAGTTCTACGGTGGTCCACACAGTGATGTCCTGATGGAAGTATCAGTACCGGTGTGGAACCATGATGAATGCGTCAGATCCTTTGCGGACTCTGTATTTCAGGAGACGCTGTGCGCGGGTGGAAAGGAAGGCGGTAAAGATGCTTGTCAG gGCGATAGTGGCGGTCCTCTTATGTACCAAATGTCAAGCGGTCGTTGGTCAGTCATAGGAATCGTGTCTTGGGGTGTTCGATGTGGTGAACCGAAACACCCAGGTCTGTATACGAAAGTGGATGAATACTTGGAGTGGATTTTACGCAACActgttttctaa